One stretch of Hydrogenovibrio kuenenii DSM 12350 DNA includes these proteins:
- a CDS encoding ATP-binding cassette domain-containing protein, protein MNASLNLSQIDTNEILVQATNISHFFGSQRVLHNIDVTIKRNEITTLIGPNGAGKSTLLKILTKLIKPTHGKIWQSPHITVGFMPQKIHVDASLPMTVERFLKLGLRTTVQQDKQNLAANFTTELESTAALLKLEKFLDTPIQKISGGEMQRVLLARALIRKPDLLVLDEPVQGVDLQGQVELYHLINEIKDQLHCGILMVSHDLHIVMKSTHQVLCLNEHICCSGHPLSVSESPAFKSLFGQEFDEIAIYEHHHDATSCDHDHGLLK, encoded by the coding sequence ATGAACGCATCACTTAATCTGTCACAAATCGATACTAATGAAATTCTGGTTCAAGCGACCAATATCAGCCACTTTTTTGGTTCTCAAAGGGTGCTGCATAACATTGATGTCACCATCAAGCGTAATGAAATTACAACGCTAATCGGCCCAAATGGTGCTGGAAAATCGACCCTGCTTAAAATTTTGACCAAACTTATTAAACCAACACACGGAAAGATTTGGCAATCTCCGCATATAACGGTTGGCTTTATGCCACAAAAAATTCATGTGGATGCATCCTTGCCGATGACTGTCGAGCGTTTTTTAAAGCTTGGATTACGCACTACGGTTCAACAAGATAAACAAAATCTAGCAGCGAATTTTACCACAGAGCTAGAATCAACCGCTGCACTTCTGAAGCTGGAAAAATTCCTAGATACACCTATACAAAAAATCTCAGGTGGCGAGATGCAACGCGTGCTTTTAGCAAGAGCACTAATCAGAAAGCCCGATCTATTAGTATTGGATGAACCAGTACAAGGCGTTGACCTACAAGGACAAGTTGAGTTATACCACCTAATTAACGAAATCAAAGATCAACTTCATTGTGGTATTTTAATGGTCAGTCATGACTTACATATCGTGATGAAAAGCACCCATCAAGTGCTTTGCCTTAATGAACATATTTGCTGTTCAGGTCACCCGCTATCAGTAAGTGAGTCGCCAGCATTCAAAAGTCTTTTTGGCCAAGAATTTGACGAAATCGCCATTTACGAACACCACCACGATGCTACCAGCTGCGATCATGACCACGGGCTATTGAAATGA